A window of Enoplosus armatus isolate fEnoArm2 chromosome 3, fEnoArm2.hap1, whole genome shotgun sequence contains these coding sequences:
- the atad3 gene encoding ATPase family AAA domain containing 3 isoform X3, whose product MSWLFGLNKGQPEVPPGLPVQPPPPPPPAGGSSGGGDKPKDKWSNFDPTGLERAAQAAKELDKSRHAKEALDLARMQEQTTQMEHQTKVKEYEAAVEQLKGDQMRIQGEERRKTLNEETKQHQARAQYQDKLARQRYEDQLRQQQALNEENLRKQEESVQKQEAMRKATIEHEMELRHKNELLRIEAESKARARVERENADIIREQIRLKAAEHRQTVLESIKTAGAVFGEGFRAFVSDWDKVTATVAGLTLLAVGVYSARNATGVAGRYIEARLGKPSLVRETSRFTVGEAIKHPVKTAKRLKSKPQDALEGVVLSPSLEERVRDVAIATRNTRQNNGLYRNILMYGPPGTGKTLFAKKLAMHSGMDYAIMTGGDVAPMGRDGVTAMHKVFDWANTSRRGLLLFVDEADAFLRKRSTEKISEDLRATLNAFLYRTGEQSNKFMLVLASNQPEQFDWAINDRIDEIVNFALPGPDERDRLVRLYFDRYVLEPATGGRQRMKLAQFDYGKKCSEIAKRTEGMSGREISKLGVAWQAAAYSSEDGVLTEAMIDARVDDAVKQHVQKMDWLHGDEEAQTKTLTPPPAGATASGGKMGFSLPLSEAPQAEEVIAPVLEINANQEGESIPPPSDIDQSADCEDAVKAEAAATAASLAQPAASTDSEGKMEKEEKTGSSPPKDGTPV is encoded by the exons ATGTCGTGGCTGTTTGGCCTGAACAAGGGGCAGCCCGAAGTGCCTCCCGGTCTCCCGGTTCAGCCTCCACCGCCACCGCCGCCGGCCGGAGGCTCCAGCGGCGGCGGAGATAAACCCAAGGACAAATGGAGCAACTTCGATCCCACCGGGCTGGAGCGGGCTGCACAGGCGGCCAAGGAGCTCGACAAGTCCC GACATGCCAAAGAAGCTCTGGACTTGGCTCGGATGCAGGAGCAGACCACTCAGATGGAGCATCAGACCAAAGTGAAG GAATATGAAGCGGCAGTTGAGCAGCTCAAAGGCGACCAGATGCGAAtccagggagaggagaggaggaaaactcTGAATGAGGAGACCAAGCAGCATCAAGCG AGAGCTCAATATCAAGATAAGCTGGCCAGACAGCGATATGAGGACCAACTGCGGCAACAG CAAGCCCTGAATGAGGAGAACCTTCGCAAACAGGAGGAGTCTGTACAGAAACAGGAGGCCATGAGGAAAG CGACGATAGAGCACGAGATGGAGCTGAGACACAAGAATGAGCTGCTGCGTATAGAGGCCGAGTCTAAAGCACGAGCCCGCGTGGAGAGGGAGAACGCTGATATCATCCGCGAGCAGATCCGACTGAAGGCTGCAGAGCACAGACAGACCGTCCTGGAGTCCATAAA GACTGCAGGTGCTGTGTTCGGAGAAGGATTCAGGGCCTTTGTGTCAGACTGGGACAAAGTCACAGCCACG GTGGCAGGTCTGACCCTTTTAGCTGTGGGAGTTTATTCGGCCCGAAACGCAACAGGGGTGGCGGGACGTTACATCGAGGCCAGGCTCGGGAAGCCGTCATTGGTGCGGGAAACCTCCCGATTCACCGTGGGAGAAGCGATCAAGCATCCAGTCAAG ACGGCCAAACGGCTGAAGAGCAAACCTCAGGATGCCCTTGAGGGAGTTGTGCTCAGT CCTTCCCTGGAAGAGCGTGTGCGTGACGTCGCCATAGCAACAAGGAACACGAGGCAGAACAACGGCCTGTATAGGAATATCCTCATGTATGGCCCTCCGGGCACGGGCAAGACTCTCTTTGCTAAG AAGCTGGCAATGCATTCTGGGATGGACTATGCAATTATGACTGGTGGTGACGTGGCACCCATGGGCCGCGACGGTGTGACAGCCATGCACAAAGTGTTTGACTGGGCTAACACAAGTCGACGCGG ACTCCTGCTTTTTGTTGATGAAGCTGATGCATTCCTTCGCAAGAGATCCACT GAGAAGATCAGTGAAGACCTCAGAGCCACTTTGAATGCATTCTTGTATCGCACCGGAGAGCAGAGCAACAA gttCATGCTGGTGTTGGCCAGTAACCAGCCAGAGCAGTTTGATTGGGCCATAAACGACCGCATAGATGAAATAGTGAATTTTGCTCTGCCGGGTCCTGACGAGAGGGATAGGCTGGTGCGGTTGTACTTCGACAGATACGTGCTGGAGCCCGCCACTGGAGGGAGGCA GAGGATGAAGCTGGCACAGTTCGACTATGGTAAAAAGTGCTCTGAGATAGCGAAGCGGACAGAAGGCATGTCAGGAAGAGAAATCTCCAAGCTGGGTGTGGCCTGGCAG GCGGCAGCATATTCCTCTGAAGATGGCGTCCTGACAGAGGCTATGATTGATGCCCGAGTTGACGACGCTGTCAAGCAACACGTTCAGAAGATGGACTGGCTGCATGGAGACGAGGAGGCTCAGACCAAGACCCTTACACCTCCCCCAGCTGGGGCGACGGCCAGTGGAGGCAAAATGGGCTTCAGTCTGCCCCTCAGCGAGGCACCTCAGGCCGAGGAGGTGATTGCTCCAGTCCTTGAGATAAATGCAAATCAAGAAGGTGAAAGTATACCACCTCCTTCAGACATCGACCAATCAGCT GACTGTGAAGACGCTGTCAAAGCAGAAGCTGCGGCAACAGCTGCGAGTTTAGCCCAGCCTGCTGCCTCCACTGACAGTGAGGGCAagatggaaaaggaagagaaaactGGATCCTCTCCTCCAAAGGATGGAACTCCAGTTTGA
- the atad3 gene encoding ATPase family AAA domain containing 3 isoform X2, with product MSWLFGLNKGQPEVPPGLPVQPPPPPPPAGGSSGGGDKPKDKWSNFDPTGLERAAQAAKELDKSRHAKEALDLARMQEQTTQMEHQTKVKEYEAAVEQLKGDQMRIQGEERRKTLNEETKQHQARAQYQDKLARQRYEDQLRQQQALNEENLRKQEESVQKQEAMRKATIEHEMELRHKNELLRIEAESKARARVERENADIIREQIRLKAAEHRQTVLESIKTAGAVFGEGFRAFVSDWDKVTATVAGLTLLAVGVYSARNATGVAGRYIEARLGKPSLVRETSRFTVGEAIKHPVKTAKRLKSKPQDALEGVVLSPSLEERVRDVAIATRNTRQNNGLYRNILMYGPPGTGKTLFAKKLAMHSGMDYAIMTGGDVAPMGRDGVTAMHKVFDWANTSRRGLLLFVDEADAFLRKRSTEKISEDLRATLNAFLYRTGEQSNKFMLVLASNQPEQFDWAINDRIDEIVNFALPGPDERDRLVRLYFDRYVLEPATGGRQRMKLAQFDYGKKCSEIAKRTEGMSGREISKLGVAWQAAAYSSEDGVLTEAMIDARVDDAVKQHVQKMDWLHGDEEAQTKTLTPPPAGATASGGKMGFSLPLSEAPQAEEVIAPVLEINANQEGESIPPPSDIDQSAVGKSAAPAGQDCEDAVKAEAAATAASLAQPAASTDSEGKMEKEEKTGSSPPKDGTPV from the exons ATGTCGTGGCTGTTTGGCCTGAACAAGGGGCAGCCCGAAGTGCCTCCCGGTCTCCCGGTTCAGCCTCCACCGCCACCGCCGCCGGCCGGAGGCTCCAGCGGCGGCGGAGATAAACCCAAGGACAAATGGAGCAACTTCGATCCCACCGGGCTGGAGCGGGCTGCACAGGCGGCCAAGGAGCTCGACAAGTCCC GACATGCCAAAGAAGCTCTGGACTTGGCTCGGATGCAGGAGCAGACCACTCAGATGGAGCATCAGACCAAAGTGAAG GAATATGAAGCGGCAGTTGAGCAGCTCAAAGGCGACCAGATGCGAAtccagggagaggagaggaggaaaactcTGAATGAGGAGACCAAGCAGCATCAAGCG AGAGCTCAATATCAAGATAAGCTGGCCAGACAGCGATATGAGGACCAACTGCGGCAACAG CAAGCCCTGAATGAGGAGAACCTTCGCAAACAGGAGGAGTCTGTACAGAAACAGGAGGCCATGAGGAAAG CGACGATAGAGCACGAGATGGAGCTGAGACACAAGAATGAGCTGCTGCGTATAGAGGCCGAGTCTAAAGCACGAGCCCGCGTGGAGAGGGAGAACGCTGATATCATCCGCGAGCAGATCCGACTGAAGGCTGCAGAGCACAGACAGACCGTCCTGGAGTCCATAAA GACTGCAGGTGCTGTGTTCGGAGAAGGATTCAGGGCCTTTGTGTCAGACTGGGACAAAGTCACAGCCACG GTGGCAGGTCTGACCCTTTTAGCTGTGGGAGTTTATTCGGCCCGAAACGCAACAGGGGTGGCGGGACGTTACATCGAGGCCAGGCTCGGGAAGCCGTCATTGGTGCGGGAAACCTCCCGATTCACCGTGGGAGAAGCGATCAAGCATCCAGTCAAG ACGGCCAAACGGCTGAAGAGCAAACCTCAGGATGCCCTTGAGGGAGTTGTGCTCAGT CCTTCCCTGGAAGAGCGTGTGCGTGACGTCGCCATAGCAACAAGGAACACGAGGCAGAACAACGGCCTGTATAGGAATATCCTCATGTATGGCCCTCCGGGCACGGGCAAGACTCTCTTTGCTAAG AAGCTGGCAATGCATTCTGGGATGGACTATGCAATTATGACTGGTGGTGACGTGGCACCCATGGGCCGCGACGGTGTGACAGCCATGCACAAAGTGTTTGACTGGGCTAACACAAGTCGACGCGG ACTCCTGCTTTTTGTTGATGAAGCTGATGCATTCCTTCGCAAGAGATCCACT GAGAAGATCAGTGAAGACCTCAGAGCCACTTTGAATGCATTCTTGTATCGCACCGGAGAGCAGAGCAACAA gttCATGCTGGTGTTGGCCAGTAACCAGCCAGAGCAGTTTGATTGGGCCATAAACGACCGCATAGATGAAATAGTGAATTTTGCTCTGCCGGGTCCTGACGAGAGGGATAGGCTGGTGCGGTTGTACTTCGACAGATACGTGCTGGAGCCCGCCACTGGAGGGAGGCA GAGGATGAAGCTGGCACAGTTCGACTATGGTAAAAAGTGCTCTGAGATAGCGAAGCGGACAGAAGGCATGTCAGGAAGAGAAATCTCCAAGCTGGGTGTGGCCTGGCAG GCGGCAGCATATTCCTCTGAAGATGGCGTCCTGACAGAGGCTATGATTGATGCCCGAGTTGACGACGCTGTCAAGCAACACGTTCAGAAGATGGACTGGCTGCATGGAGACGAGGAGGCTCAGACCAAGACCCTTACACCTCCCCCAGCTGGGGCGACGGCCAGTGGAGGCAAAATGGGCTTCAGTCTGCCCCTCAGCGAGGCACCTCAGGCCGAGGAGGTGATTGCTCCAGTCCTTGAGATAAATGCAAATCAAGAAGGTGAAAGTATACCACCTCCTTCAGACATCGACCAATCAGCTGTAGGTAAAAGTGCCGCCCCAGCTGGACAGGACTGTGAAGACGCTGTCAAAGCAGAAGCTGCGGCAACAGCTGCGAGTTTAGCCCAGCCTGCTGCCTCCACTGACAGTGAGGGCAagatggaaaaggaagagaaaactGGATCCTCTCCTCCAAAGGATGGAACTCCAGTTTGA
- the atad3 gene encoding ATPase family AAA domain containing 3 isoform X1, translating into MSWLFGLNKGQPEVPPGLPVQPPPPPPPAGGSSGGGDKPKDKWSNFDPTGLERAAQAAKELDKSRHAKEALDLARMQEQTTQMEHQTKVKVLWKTHTLNYCFCLDLLFLPSVSVPLSQEYEAAVEQLKGDQMRIQGEERRKTLNEETKQHQARAQYQDKLARQRYEDQLRQQQALNEENLRKQEESVQKQEAMRKATIEHEMELRHKNELLRIEAESKARARVERENADIIREQIRLKAAEHRQTVLESIKTAGAVFGEGFRAFVSDWDKVTATVAGLTLLAVGVYSARNATGVAGRYIEARLGKPSLVRETSRFTVGEAIKHPVKTAKRLKSKPQDALEGVVLSPSLEERVRDVAIATRNTRQNNGLYRNILMYGPPGTGKTLFAKKLAMHSGMDYAIMTGGDVAPMGRDGVTAMHKVFDWANTSRRGLLLFVDEADAFLRKRSTEKISEDLRATLNAFLYRTGEQSNKFMLVLASNQPEQFDWAINDRIDEIVNFALPGPDERDRLVRLYFDRYVLEPATGGRQRMKLAQFDYGKKCSEIAKRTEGMSGREISKLGVAWQAAAYSSEDGVLTEAMIDARVDDAVKQHVQKMDWLHGDEEAQTKTLTPPPAGATASGGKMGFSLPLSEAPQAEEVIAPVLEINANQEGESIPPPSDIDQSAVGKSAAPAGQDCEDAVKAEAAATAASLAQPAASTDSEGKMEKEEKTGSSPPKDGTPV; encoded by the exons ATGTCGTGGCTGTTTGGCCTGAACAAGGGGCAGCCCGAAGTGCCTCCCGGTCTCCCGGTTCAGCCTCCACCGCCACCGCCGCCGGCCGGAGGCTCCAGCGGCGGCGGAGATAAACCCAAGGACAAATGGAGCAACTTCGATCCCACCGGGCTGGAGCGGGCTGCACAGGCGGCCAAGGAGCTCGACAAGTCCC GACATGCCAAAGAAGCTCTGGACTTGGCTCGGATGCAGGAGCAGACCACTCAGATGGAGCATCAGACCAAAGTGAAGGTactgtggaaaacacacaccttgAACTACTGCTTCTGTCTTGATCTGCT ATTTCTGCCATCCGTTTCTGTGCCCCTGTCACAGGAATATGAAGCGGCAGTTGAGCAGCTCAAAGGCGACCAGATGCGAAtccagggagaggagaggaggaaaactcTGAATGAGGAGACCAAGCAGCATCAAGCG AGAGCTCAATATCAAGATAAGCTGGCCAGACAGCGATATGAGGACCAACTGCGGCAACAG CAAGCCCTGAATGAGGAGAACCTTCGCAAACAGGAGGAGTCTGTACAGAAACAGGAGGCCATGAGGAAAG CGACGATAGAGCACGAGATGGAGCTGAGACACAAGAATGAGCTGCTGCGTATAGAGGCCGAGTCTAAAGCACGAGCCCGCGTGGAGAGGGAGAACGCTGATATCATCCGCGAGCAGATCCGACTGAAGGCTGCAGAGCACAGACAGACCGTCCTGGAGTCCATAAA GACTGCAGGTGCTGTGTTCGGAGAAGGATTCAGGGCCTTTGTGTCAGACTGGGACAAAGTCACAGCCACG GTGGCAGGTCTGACCCTTTTAGCTGTGGGAGTTTATTCGGCCCGAAACGCAACAGGGGTGGCGGGACGTTACATCGAGGCCAGGCTCGGGAAGCCGTCATTGGTGCGGGAAACCTCCCGATTCACCGTGGGAGAAGCGATCAAGCATCCAGTCAAG ACGGCCAAACGGCTGAAGAGCAAACCTCAGGATGCCCTTGAGGGAGTTGTGCTCAGT CCTTCCCTGGAAGAGCGTGTGCGTGACGTCGCCATAGCAACAAGGAACACGAGGCAGAACAACGGCCTGTATAGGAATATCCTCATGTATGGCCCTCCGGGCACGGGCAAGACTCTCTTTGCTAAG AAGCTGGCAATGCATTCTGGGATGGACTATGCAATTATGACTGGTGGTGACGTGGCACCCATGGGCCGCGACGGTGTGACAGCCATGCACAAAGTGTTTGACTGGGCTAACACAAGTCGACGCGG ACTCCTGCTTTTTGTTGATGAAGCTGATGCATTCCTTCGCAAGAGATCCACT GAGAAGATCAGTGAAGACCTCAGAGCCACTTTGAATGCATTCTTGTATCGCACCGGAGAGCAGAGCAACAA gttCATGCTGGTGTTGGCCAGTAACCAGCCAGAGCAGTTTGATTGGGCCATAAACGACCGCATAGATGAAATAGTGAATTTTGCTCTGCCGGGTCCTGACGAGAGGGATAGGCTGGTGCGGTTGTACTTCGACAGATACGTGCTGGAGCCCGCCACTGGAGGGAGGCA GAGGATGAAGCTGGCACAGTTCGACTATGGTAAAAAGTGCTCTGAGATAGCGAAGCGGACAGAAGGCATGTCAGGAAGAGAAATCTCCAAGCTGGGTGTGGCCTGGCAG GCGGCAGCATATTCCTCTGAAGATGGCGTCCTGACAGAGGCTATGATTGATGCCCGAGTTGACGACGCTGTCAAGCAACACGTTCAGAAGATGGACTGGCTGCATGGAGACGAGGAGGCTCAGACCAAGACCCTTACACCTCCCCCAGCTGGGGCGACGGCCAGTGGAGGCAAAATGGGCTTCAGTCTGCCCCTCAGCGAGGCACCTCAGGCCGAGGAGGTGATTGCTCCAGTCCTTGAGATAAATGCAAATCAAGAAGGTGAAAGTATACCACCTCCTTCAGACATCGACCAATCAGCTGTAGGTAAAAGTGCCGCCCCAGCTGGACAGGACTGTGAAGACGCTGTCAAAGCAGAAGCTGCGGCAACAGCTGCGAGTTTAGCCCAGCCTGCTGCCTCCACTGACAGTGAGGGCAagatggaaaaggaagagaaaactGGATCCTCTCCTCCAAAGGATGGAACTCCAGTTTGA
- the atad3 gene encoding ATPase family AAA domain containing 3 isoform X4 — protein MSWLFGLNKGQPEVPPGLPVQPPPPPPPAGGSSGGGDKPKDKWSNFDPTGLERAAQAAKELDKSRHAKEALDLARMQEQTTQMEHQTKVKEYEAAVEQLKGDQMRIQGEERRKTLNEETKQHQARAQYQDKLARQRYEDQLRQQQALNEENLRKQEESVQKQEAMRKATIEHEMELRHKNELLRIEAESKARARVERENADIIREQIRLKAAEHRQTVLESIKTAGAVFGEGFRAFVSDWDKVTATVAGLTLLAVGVYSARNATGVAGRYIEARLGKPSLVRETSRFTVGEAIKHPVKTAKRLKSKPQDALEGVVLSPSLEERVRDVAIATRNTRQNNGLYRNILMYGPPGTGKTLFAKKLAMHSGMDYAIMTGGDVAPMGRDGVTAMHKVFDWANTSRRGLLLFVDEADAFLRKRSTEKISEDLRATLNAFLYRTGEQSNKFMLVLASNQPEQFDWAINDRIDEIVNFALPGPDERDRLVRLYFDRYVLEPATGGRQRMKLAQFDYGKKCSEIAKRTEGMSGREISKLGVAWQAAAYSSEDGVLTEAMIDARVDDAVKQHVQKMDWLHGDEEAQTKTLTPPPAGATASGGKMGFSLPLSEAPQAEEVIAPVLEINANQEGESIPPPSDIDQSAVGKSAAPAGQDCEDAVKAEMEKEEKTGSSPPKDGTPV, from the exons ATGTCGTGGCTGTTTGGCCTGAACAAGGGGCAGCCCGAAGTGCCTCCCGGTCTCCCGGTTCAGCCTCCACCGCCACCGCCGCCGGCCGGAGGCTCCAGCGGCGGCGGAGATAAACCCAAGGACAAATGGAGCAACTTCGATCCCACCGGGCTGGAGCGGGCTGCACAGGCGGCCAAGGAGCTCGACAAGTCCC GACATGCCAAAGAAGCTCTGGACTTGGCTCGGATGCAGGAGCAGACCACTCAGATGGAGCATCAGACCAAAGTGAAG GAATATGAAGCGGCAGTTGAGCAGCTCAAAGGCGACCAGATGCGAAtccagggagaggagaggaggaaaactcTGAATGAGGAGACCAAGCAGCATCAAGCG AGAGCTCAATATCAAGATAAGCTGGCCAGACAGCGATATGAGGACCAACTGCGGCAACAG CAAGCCCTGAATGAGGAGAACCTTCGCAAACAGGAGGAGTCTGTACAGAAACAGGAGGCCATGAGGAAAG CGACGATAGAGCACGAGATGGAGCTGAGACACAAGAATGAGCTGCTGCGTATAGAGGCCGAGTCTAAAGCACGAGCCCGCGTGGAGAGGGAGAACGCTGATATCATCCGCGAGCAGATCCGACTGAAGGCTGCAGAGCACAGACAGACCGTCCTGGAGTCCATAAA GACTGCAGGTGCTGTGTTCGGAGAAGGATTCAGGGCCTTTGTGTCAGACTGGGACAAAGTCACAGCCACG GTGGCAGGTCTGACCCTTTTAGCTGTGGGAGTTTATTCGGCCCGAAACGCAACAGGGGTGGCGGGACGTTACATCGAGGCCAGGCTCGGGAAGCCGTCATTGGTGCGGGAAACCTCCCGATTCACCGTGGGAGAAGCGATCAAGCATCCAGTCAAG ACGGCCAAACGGCTGAAGAGCAAACCTCAGGATGCCCTTGAGGGAGTTGTGCTCAGT CCTTCCCTGGAAGAGCGTGTGCGTGACGTCGCCATAGCAACAAGGAACACGAGGCAGAACAACGGCCTGTATAGGAATATCCTCATGTATGGCCCTCCGGGCACGGGCAAGACTCTCTTTGCTAAG AAGCTGGCAATGCATTCTGGGATGGACTATGCAATTATGACTGGTGGTGACGTGGCACCCATGGGCCGCGACGGTGTGACAGCCATGCACAAAGTGTTTGACTGGGCTAACACAAGTCGACGCGG ACTCCTGCTTTTTGTTGATGAAGCTGATGCATTCCTTCGCAAGAGATCCACT GAGAAGATCAGTGAAGACCTCAGAGCCACTTTGAATGCATTCTTGTATCGCACCGGAGAGCAGAGCAACAA gttCATGCTGGTGTTGGCCAGTAACCAGCCAGAGCAGTTTGATTGGGCCATAAACGACCGCATAGATGAAATAGTGAATTTTGCTCTGCCGGGTCCTGACGAGAGGGATAGGCTGGTGCGGTTGTACTTCGACAGATACGTGCTGGAGCCCGCCACTGGAGGGAGGCA GAGGATGAAGCTGGCACAGTTCGACTATGGTAAAAAGTGCTCTGAGATAGCGAAGCGGACAGAAGGCATGTCAGGAAGAGAAATCTCCAAGCTGGGTGTGGCCTGGCAG GCGGCAGCATATTCCTCTGAAGATGGCGTCCTGACAGAGGCTATGATTGATGCCCGAGTTGACGACGCTGTCAAGCAACACGTTCAGAAGATGGACTGGCTGCATGGAGACGAGGAGGCTCAGACCAAGACCCTTACACCTCCCCCAGCTGGGGCGACGGCCAGTGGAGGCAAAATGGGCTTCAGTCTGCCCCTCAGCGAGGCACCTCAGGCCGAGGAGGTGATTGCTCCAGTCCTTGAGATAAATGCAAATCAAGAAGGTGAAAGTATACCACCTCCTTCAGACATCGACCAATCAGCTGTAGGTAAAAGTGCCGCCCCAGCTGGACAGGACTGTGAAGACGCTGTCAAAGCAGAA atggaaaaggaagagaaaactGGATCCTCTCCTCCAAAGGATGGAACTCCAGTTTGA
- the mrpl20 gene encoding large ribosomal subunit protein bL20m has translation MVFLTLSSWIRSRGPDRYWKVQEVLKHARHFRGRKNRCYSLAVRAVRRAFVYATKSRRLKQRNMRTLWISRIAAASREHGMKYPVLMHNLTKTSVQLNRRVISDLAITEPRSFLSLAKLAQTRQQEGFRAALGDGKEPPGVFSRVVLLQ, from the exons ATGGTGTTCCTGACGTTGTCCTCTTGGATCAGAAGCCGTGGACCCGACAGATACTGGAAAGTTCAAGAGGTTCTCAAACATGCACGG CActtcagaggcagaaagaaCCGGTGCTACAGTCTGGCTGTGCGGGCCGTCAGGAGAGCTTTCGTCTACGCCACTAAAAGTCGGAGGCTCAAGCAACGCAACATGAGGACG CTCTGGATCTCACGCATTGCAGCAGCATCACGAGAGCACGGCATGAAGTATCCCGTCCTTATGCACAACCTCACCAAG ACCAGCGTTCAGCTCAACCGTCGTGTTATCAGCGATCTGGCTATCACAGAACCTCGGTCATTCCTCTCACTTGCGAAGCTTGCACAGACTCGGCAACAGGAAGGCTTCCGGGCAGCGTTGGGTGACGGCAAAGAGCCTCCTGGTGTCTTCTCCCGTGTTGTTTTACTACAGTAA
- the sdhb gene encoding succinate dehydrogenase [ubiquinone] iron-sulfur subunit, mitochondrial — MSVAGLTSLSRCGVLAFRSPAGLVAVRYAQTAAAPAAQPRIKKFQVYRWDPDTPGDKPRMQTYDIDLNICGPMVLDALIKIKNEMDSTLTFRRSCREGICGSCAMNINGGNTLACLNKIDTNLSKPTKIYPLPHMYVVKDLVPDMSNFYAQYKSIEPYLKKKDESKEGKEQYLQSVENRQKLDGLYECILCACCSTSCPSYWWNGDKYLGPAVLMQAYRWMIDSRDEFTEERLSKLQDPFSLYRCHTIMNCTKTCPKGLNPGKAIAEIKKMMATYKEKKAAAV; from the exons ATGTCGGTTGCTGGTCTCACGTCCTTGAGCCGTTGTGGTGTTTTGGCATTCCGCTCCCCCGCAGGACTGGTG GCGGTGCGGTATgcccaaacagcagcagctccagcagcacaaCCCAGAATAAAGAAGTTCCAGGTGTACAGATGGGACCCAGACACTCCAGGAGACAAACCCCGCATGCAGACCTACGACATCGACCTCAACAT TTGCGGCCCAATGGTTCTTGATGCCCTGATCAAGATTAAAAATGAGATGGACTCCACTCTGACCTTCCGCCGCTCCTGCAGAGAAG GTATTTGTGGATCCTGTGCAATGAACATTAATGGAGGAAACACACTTGCCTGTCTCAACAAGATTGACACCAACCTTAGCAAGCCAACTAAGATTTACCCTCTGCCACACATGTATGTGGTCAAGGACCTGGTACCT GACATGAGTAACTTCTACGCCCAGTACAAGTCTATTGAGCCCTACCTGAAGAAGAAGGATGAGTCAAAGGAAGGGAAGGAGCAGTATCTGCAGTCTGTGGAGAACAGACAGAAACTG GACGGGCTGTATGAATGTATCCTGTGCGCCTGCTGCAGTACGAGCTGCCCCAGCTACTGGTGGAACGGAGACAAATACCTCGGGCCTGCCGTGCTGATGCAG GCGTATCGTTGGATGATTGACTCACGAGACGAGTTCACAGAGGAGCGTCTGTCCAAGCTGCAGGATCCTTTCTCCCTCTACCGCTGCCACACTATCATGAACTGCACCAAGACCTGCCCCAAG GGTCTGAACCCAGGAAAAGCCATAGCAGAGATCAAGAAGATGATGGCCACGTACAAGGAGAAAAAGGCTGCTGCCGTCTGA
- the mfap2 gene encoding microfibrillar-associated protein 2, producing the protein MRVLLLICMPVLLLAQAQYQEPFPFLEDYGPDYFPESPESENPESLPGTYQQQVRLEPVVRPEKSESDLETEPTEPGPLDCREEQYPCTRLYSVHKPCKQCLNSLCFYSLRRVYVINKEVCVRTVCAHEELLRADLCRDQFSRCGVAALSGQCASLGGSCGKSCGGC; encoded by the exons ATGAGAGTCCTCCTGCTCATCTGCATGCCAG TTCTGCTGCTCGCCCAGGCCCAGTACCAGGAACCGTTTCCTTTTTTGG AGGACTATGGGCCCGATTATTTTCCAG aGAGTCCAGAGTCTGAAAATCCCGAATCTCTTCCTGGAACCTACCAGCAGCAGGTTCGGCTCGAGCCAGTGGTCCGTCCAGAAAAATCAG AGTCCGATTTGGAGACGGAGCCCACAGAGCCTGGCCCTCTTG ATTGCAGAGAGGAGCAGTATCCCTGCACCAGACTCTACTCCGTTCACAAGCCCTGCAAGCAGTGCCTGAACAGCCTCTGCTTCTATAG tTTGCGACGGGTGTACGTCATCAACAAGGAGGTCTGCGTGCggactgtgtgtgcacatgaagaGCTGCTCAGAG CGGACTTGTGTCGCGACCAGTTCTCTCGCTGCGGCGTGGCAGCGCTGAGCGGCCAGTGTGCATCACTAGGAGGAAGCTGCGGGAagagctgtggtggctgctgA